Within the Setaria viridis chromosome 3, Setaria_viridis_v4.0, whole genome shotgun sequence genome, the region GAAAATTATGAATATATTCAACACGAACGTGTCGAACTGTGCTCGGCACATTCTCAAGGCTGCCACCATCAACCATGCGTAAACATTCTCCAAATGAAACATTCGTTGCTAAATCATGCATTAAGTCATGCATGACATAGTATTCAAATTCTCTGACTTCTTGAGCAACAAGACCCACTACACGGAATCTGAGATCGAAGAATGATTTTCTGGTCAGTTGAAGCAGGTATTTTTCTCCAACATCCACTAGACTTTGTGTTCCAAACGCATCCTGCGAGATCAAACCTGAGTCAACCCACATCTCCACTAACTTATTCTTTTCAAATTCATAATCTTGCGGGAATAAGCTGCAAAACCGAAAACAAGTTTGCAGCACTGGTGGTAGGTGGTAGTAGCTTAGCTTTAGAACATCCATAATATCCTCTGAACCTCCATAAAAATGTTTCAAACTTTGCGTCAGGAACTCGTTCCAATAATCCAATCTCATATTATCACGCAGATGCGCGCCAACAACCTTTGTCACCAAGGGACAGCCTCTGAGATTCTTGGCAATTTGTTCTCCAGTTCGTTTAAAGGCTGCATCATCTTGGAGACCACAGCTGGGAAAAGCATGATGGCTGAAAAGCTCTATATTATCATCTTCATCTAGGCCTTGCAATTCAAGGAGTTTATTTTCACCTCTCATAACTTGATCTGCCATTTCTGCGACTCCTTTCATGCGGGTTGTCAGCAAGATCTTGCTTCCATTCTTCCCTGCCCTCAAAGGAGCAAATAACTTCCCCCATTGGTCATCTGTCTTGTCCTCCCAAACATCATCCAAAATAACCAAGAATTTTAGGGAATCTAGTTTCTCTCTAAGAATTTTCTGCAATGCATCCAAAGTACTGGCACCATTTGTTGCCCAAGTAGCATTTTCCAATATATTCCTTATGACAGTCGTTGCATTAAAGGTAGTGGATACACATGCCCAGATCACCTTATCAAAATGCCTTTTGATAGTGTCATCGTTGTGTATGAGTTGTGCTAGGGTAGTTTTGCCCATCCCACCGTGACCAACTATGGAAATAACAGATACTTTGCTCACCTCAATTTCAGCATCTCCAACTGATGGCTTGGTCAGCCATCCAATTGCTTCCTCTGACTCCTTGCGCCGACCAAACACTTTAGTTGCAGTTATCATGGACCCTGTTTCACGATCCTTGTTCAGAGAATCCTCTTCCTGACGACTTGTACTTCCTCCGAGGTGATCCGCGAGTGCGAGAAAACCCACAACACCTGCAGCAGCCTTGTCTAAACCCTCCAGAGCTTTCTGCAGCCTCCTGAGAGTGCCACGGTGACTCAAACCTTTGACAGCCTTATCCACAATACTAGCATGCTTAACAGACTTGATAGCACTATGCTTCATCTTAGCAAAAGAGGAGCCCCAGTCACTAACCTTTAGGTCCTTCGCCTTCTCCTTGAGCTCGTAGTACTCAATTTCATCAACAGCATCCTCAGCCTTCTCCACCGCATCCCTGAGATGCCACAGCCATGCATCTAGTGCGATGCTCTCCTCCTTGATGCGTTCCGGGTTGACCACATCAAACACAGCTTGGATCTTTGGCAAGGCAAGCAGTATCCTGCTCTTCATCTCATCTATTCCTTCAGTTTTCCAGTACTGATTTAGGTAGGCAAAGGCCTTGTTGACCAAGAAGGAGATGGCCGGAATTGCCACTGACTTCCCAGCAAACACGAGTGCGGCTGCAGGAGCCATGTCCAGCTAGGAGTGCTGGTGTGTCTGAGAAAGATGGGGAGATTGTTTTCAGTGTCAGGATTTTGAGTTGGGAAGAACAGCAAAGAGAGGAATTTAAGTATGGGATGCTTTCAAGTTGGGAAGGACAAAGAGACGAAGCAACATACTGTGAGGGTACACTGGAAGTCGCGTTTGCTTTTCTTGCCGGCTCTCCTTTGCCTTgcactcggcggcggcgcagctcggCTCGATGGAGACGAAGGTCAATCTGGTGGCAGCGGAGATCGATTTGGCAGAGGAGAAGGTCGATCCGGCGAGCGCGGAGGTTGATTTTGTAGCGGAAAAGCTCGATTCGGTAGCAACGGAACTCAATTTGGCGCCGGAGAACTTCGATTTGGTGGTGGAAGAGCTCGATTCAGCATCAACGGAGCTCGATTTGGTGCTGGAGAACTTCGATTTGCTGAGCAAACTCTGCACCCACTTGACTTGACTACAGAAAGGTCTGCGCTGTGACGTTAGCACATCACCTCAGGTTAGGTGTGGCTCAATTTATTATTTGTTGCAATTTTATGGCAAGGCACTGATCTATTTCACAAATCCAATTCTAACCagggccttgtttacttctcaagttgggagttgcaaaattgacattttgccataaatgcgatactgtagcgtttcgtttgtatttgtgaattattgtctaaatattgactaattaggctcaaaagattcgtctcgcaaagtacaacaaaactatgcaattagtttttgatttcgtctacatttagtactccatgcatataccgcaagtttgatgtgatggggaatcttctttttgcatagtgtcaaagttgggagttgagagtgaagtaaacaaggcccagGACTCTTCACCTGAATACAACGTTCACAAGTTCCAAGGACTGTGTACATCCCATGGCCAAGTATAACCGACAAATGAAGTTATCTGGTGCTGAATGCAAAACTATCGTGGACCCGAGTACTCATCGTCCACGCTGAATGCAAAACTATTGTGGACCCGAGTACTCATCATCCACTTCCAgcatgtttgtttctttagcagcTTCTAAAATTCTTgccacatcaaatgtttatatactaattaggagtattaaatatggGGACGGCTCGAGAAGAGCAGAATAAGATGTGCATGTCCTAACCAGTTGAATTGCAGTGTGGCTTGCTACAtgctcctcggaataattattcA harbors:
- the LOC117848532 gene encoding uncharacterized protein isoform X3, with product MAPAAALVFAGKSVAIPAISFLVNKAFAYLNQYWKTEGIDEMKSRILLALPKIQAVFDVVNPERIKEESIALDAWLWHLRDAVEKAEDAVDEIEYYELKEKAKDLKVSDWGSSFAKMKHSAIKSVKHASIVDKAVKGLSHRGTLRRLQKALEGLDKAAAGVVGFLALADHLGGSTSRQEEDSLNKDRETGSMITATKVFGRRKESEEAIGWLTKPSVGDAEIEEITPLGRVNSTTGKHTF